The proteins below come from a single Magallana gigas chromosome 10, xbMagGiga1.1, whole genome shotgun sequence genomic window:
- the LOC105326194 gene encoding formin-like protein 3 isoform X6: MEDNYDDDPLGFLAEFKKGRYMSFSIDSSNLYLNEIPEGECSDARIKCFPKNGTNTDFRSTESSDHFDESQSGEELDRITPLIEMGNGESMHNNHRGFDLRTSVAMPMRLPMPDPHELEKRFTKVLASMDLPPDKAKVLKGYDDEKKWDLICDQERVHAKDPPHVYLDRLRTYLDPRNSRGSRVEEGSPLCCRKTAELMGACVYPDVSYNKKKNLNDISSTQVLRDLEISLRTNHIEWVREFLSEDNQGLDVLVDYLSFSQVVMRKEQLLNKEKSTSLDGLVKSPARKLKRSNTIGSPRHTKMSKLNMGEARDDVHVCIMCLRAIMNHQYGFNLVIAHRHAINCIALSLNHHSLRTKALVLELLAAVCLVSGGHEIILSAFDNFKEVCGERHRFETLMDYFRNYEEFHIDFMVACMQFVNIVVHSVENMNFRVHLQYEFTHIGLDDYLNKLRHTESDRLSVQVHAYVDNMIEVAQLLEDSELKTEAIERAEDLEEELSREREHAQEMEEEAMAKSLELEKQLADATNRIEELEEYLGQQDKELGTLRQMVSEKDEESKKRQSMFEAKLREMETMRANLSTSGVVSSTADDLPLPPPPPPPPVAAPPPPPPPPPIGSLPPPPPPPPGAPGAPPPPPGPGGAMTIKRKIQTKYRLPMLNWTPLKPQQVKGTVFSDLDDDKLLNVINFFEFEEVFKLGAGLIGTDDVKGETMKKKKAESVSLMEPNRLRNVAITRRKLVLNNDEVCRAINFIDLKTLSLDMTDILLTILPNEAEMKAYKQYEKERRPLDRLSDEDRFMLQLSKIERLSQKLHIMSFIGNFNENVHHLAPQVNAIIAASMSLRSSTKVRKILEIILAIGNYMNSAKRGAVYGFKLQSLDMLTDTKSKDKNVTLMHFLVQTVQAKFPEIVNFDSELRFLEKAAVVSMENIMTDYKDLEKGMQMTQKEYEARKHSRDTPPILKEFLTNSEDKLKKLQADIKTAEDAYKRVVEFFGENPRTCSPTSFFSQFVRFVAAFKAAVLEMEKRKKIEDAQIEEEQEQVKNKKKDFKKNVQRIIFEEKEAVVSELKTRNRQIKEKKLLGKDEVYHGALEDILLDLKNEPYRRADAVRRSQRRRNENMVQAPNSEEGDEYY; encoded by the exons ATGGAGGATAATTATGACGACGATCCTCTGGGATTCCTGGCGGAGTTTAAGAAGGGACGTTACATGTCCTTCAGTATCGACAGTAGTAACCTCTACCTGAACGAGATTCCCGAGGGAGAGTGCAGTGACG CGCGTATCAAATGTTTTCCAA AAAATGGAACCAACACTGACTTTAGATCGACCGAGAGCTCTGACCACTTTGACGAAAGTCAGAGTGGTGAAGAGCTAGACCGCATCACACCTCTGATAGAAATGGGCAATGGTGAAAGTATGCATAATAATCACAGAGGATTTGATCTGAGGACATCTGTAGCCATGCCTATGCGTCTGCCGATGCCAGACCCCCATGAGTTGGAGAAGAGGTTCACCAAAGTGCTG GCCTCTATGGATCTTCCTCCTGACAAAGCCAAGGTACTCAAAGGTTACGACGACGAGAAGAAATGGGACTTGATTTGTGACCAG GAGCGAGTACATGCCAAGGATCCACCCCATGTGTATCTTGACAGACTCCGAACATACCTAGACCCACGGAACAGTCGCGGATCTCGTGTT GAAGAGGGCAGTCCCTTATGTTGTAGAAAAACGGCTGag CTAATGGGAGCTTGTGTCTACCCGGATGTAAGTTACAAT AAGAAGAAAAACTTGAATGATATatcctccacacaagttttgaGAGACTTAGAAATCTCGCTGCGGACCAACCATATAGA ATGGGTTCGGGAGTTTCTGAGCGAAGACAATCAGGGGCTGGACGTCCTTGTAGATTACCTGTCCTTCAGTCAGGTCGTCATGAG AAAGGAGCAGCTACTGAACAAAGAGAAGAGTACCAGTTTAGATGGTCTAGTCAAAAGTCCGGCCAGGAAACTGAAGCGGTCAAACACAATAGGATCTCCACGTCACACCAAGATGTCCAAACTCAACATGGGGGAGGCCAGGGATGACGTCCATGTCTGTATCATGTGTCTGAGGGCAATAATGAACCACCAA TATGGTTTTAACCTTGTGATAGCTCATCGACACGCCATTAACTGTATAGCACTGAGTCTCAACCACCATAGCCTCAG GACGAAGGCGCTGGTATTGGAGCTGTTAGCAGCTGTGTGTCTAGTCAGTGGGGGACATGAAATCATTCTCTCTGCCTTCGACAACTTCAAGGAA gtTTGTGGAGAAAGGCATCGATTTGAAACCTTAATGGATTATTTTCGAAACTATGAAGAATTCCATATAGACTTCATG GTGGCATGCATGCAGTTTGTGAATATAGTGGTGCATTCTGTGGAAAACATGAACTTTCGAGTACATTTGCAATATGAATTTACACATATTGGTTTAGATGATTACTTAAAT AAACTGCGACACACGGAGAGTGACCGATTGTCGGTGCAAGTCCACGCCTACGTTGACAACATGATTGAGGTCGCTCAGCTGCTTGAGGACTCAGAGCTCAAAACGGAGGCCATCGAGCGAGCGGAGGACCTGGAGGAGGAACTGTCACGG GAGAGAGAACATGCTCAAGAAATGGAGGAGGAAGCCATGGCCAAATCAT TGGAGCTGGAAAAGCAATTAGCAGATGCCACAAATAGAATCGAGGAGTTAGAG GAGTATTTAGGGCAACAGGATAAAGAGTTGGGCACCTTACGACAAATGGTGTCAGAAAAAGATGAAGAGTCAAAGAAAAGACAGAGCATGTTTGAAGCTAAACTCAGAGAAATGGAAACCATGAGGGCCAATCTCAGTACTTCAG GTGTTGTTTCATCCACTGCTGACGATCTGCCATTACCACCCCCTCCCCCGCCCCCTCCTGTGGCTGCCCCACCCCCGCCTCCCCCACCTCCTCCCATCGGATCCCTCCCCCCTCCACCACCTCCTCCTCCTGGAGCCCCAGGGGCACCCCCACCACCCCCGGGACCAGGTGGTGCCATGACAATAAAACGCAAGATTCAGACCAAGTACAGGCTCCCCATGTTAAACTGGACTCCACTGAAGCCCCAGCAGGTCAAAGGAACCGTGTTCTCAGACTTGGATGATGACAAACTTTTGAATGTGATAAACTTCTTTGAATTTGAAGAAGTGTTCAAACTTGGTGCAGGGCTCATTGGAACTGACGATGTTAAAGGAGAGACAATGAAGAAGAAGAAAGCAGAGAGTGTCAGCCTCATGGAGCCCAACCGCCTCAGGAATGTTG CAATTACAAGGAGAAAACTGGTTCTCAATAATGATGAAGTATGCCGGGCCATCAACTT CATTGACCTGAAGACCCTTTCTCTAGACATGACAGATATCCTGCTGACCATTCTACCAAACGAAGCTGAG ATGAAGGCGTACAAACAATATGAGAAAGAGAGGCGACCATTAGACAGACTATCAGACGAGGACAGGTTTATGTTACAG TTATCAAAGATTGAGAGACTGTCACAAAAGTTACACATAATGAGtttcattggaaattttaatgaaaatgttcaTCATCTAGCTCCA CAAGTCAATGCCATTATAGCTGCTTCTATGTCATTACGAAGTTCCACCAAAGTCAGAAAAATCTTAGAG ATCATTCTAGCCATTGGTAACTACATGAACAGTGCCAAGAGGGGAGCTGTGTATGGAttcaagttacagagcttggaTATG CTCACTGACACTAAATCCAAAGACAAGAATGTCACCTTAATGCACTTCCTTGTACAAACGGTCCAAGCCAAATTCCCCGAGATTGTCAACTTTGATTCAGAGCTCCGATTCTTAGAGAAGGCGGCAGTTG TGTCAATGGAGAACATTATGACAGACTACAAGGACCTGGAGAAGGGAATGCAGATGACCCAGAAGGAGTACGAGGCACGTAAGCACAGCAGAGACACCCCGCCGATACTGAAGGAGTTCCTGACCAACTCGGAGGACAAGCTGAAGAAACTACAGGCCGACATCAAGACCGCAGAG GACGCCTACAAACGCGTGGTGGAGTTCTTTGGAGAGAACCCTCGCACCTGTTCCCCCACATCCTTCTTCTCCCAGTTTGTCAGATTTGTGGCTGCATTCAAG GCTGCTGTTCTGGAGATGGAGAAACGCAAGAAGATTGAAGATGCTCAGATAGAAGAGGAACAGGAGCAGGTCAAGAACAAGAAGAAGGACTTCAAGAAGAATGTACAG AGAATTATATTTGAAGAAAAG GAGGCAGTGGTGTCCGAGCTGAAGACCAGGAACCGCCAGATCAAGGAGAAGAAACTGCTGGGCAAGGACGAGGTGTACCACGGGGCGCTGGAGGACATCCTACTGG ATCTGAAGAATGAGCCATACAGGAGAGCTGATGCAGTGCGGAGGAGTCAGCGGAGACGGAATGAAAACATGGTGCAGGCACCTAATTCAGAGGAAGGCGACGAATACTACTGA
- the LOC105326194 gene encoding formin-like protein 3 isoform X9, protein MEDNYDDDPLGFLAEFKKGRYMSFSIDSSNLYLNEIPEGECSDARIKCFPKNGTNTDFRSTESSDHFDESQSGEELDRITPLIEMGNGESMHNNHRGFDLRTSVAMPMRLPMPDPHELEKRFTKVLASMDLPPDKAKVLKGYDDEKKWDLICDQERVHAKDPPHVYLDRLRTYLDPRNSRGSRVEEGSPLCCRKTAELMGACVYPDVSYNKKKNLNDISSTQVLRDLEISLRTNHIEWVREFLSEDNQGLDVLVDYLSFSQVVMRKEQLLNKEKSTSLDGLVKSPARKLKRSNTIGSPRHTKMSKLNMGEARDDVHVCIMCLRAIMNHQYGFNLVIAHRHAINCIALSLNHHSLRTKALVLELLAAVCLVSGGHEIILSAFDNFKEVCGERHRFETLMDYFRNYEEFHIDFMVACMQFVNIVVHSVENMNFRVHLQYEFTHIGLDDYLNKLRHTESDRLSVQVHAYVDNMIEVAQLLEDSELKTEAIERAEDLEEELSREREHAQEMEEEAMAKSLELEKQLADATNRIEELEEYLGQQDKELGTLRQMVSEKDEESKKRQSMFEAKLREMETMRANLSTSGVVSSTADDLPLPPPPPPPPVAAPPPPPPPPPIGSLPPPPPPPPGAPGAPPPPPGPGGAMTIKRKIQTKYRLPMLNWTPLKPQQVKGTVFSDLDDDKLLNVINFFEFEEVFKLGAGLIGTDDVKGETMKKKKAESVSLMEPNRLRNVAITRRKLVLNNDEVCRAINFIDLKTLSLDMTDILLTILPNEAEMKAYKQYEKERRPLDRLSDEDRFMLQLSKIERLSQKLHIMSFIGNFNENVHHLAPQVNAIIAASMSLRSSTKVRKILEIILAIGNYMNSAKRGAVYGFKLQSLDMLTDTKSKDKNVTLMHFLVQTVQAKFPEIVNFDSELRFLEKAAVVSMENIMTDYKDLEKGMQMTQKEYEARKHSRDTPPILKEFLTNSEDKLKKLQADIKTAEDAYKRVVEFFGENPRTCSPTSFFSQFVRFVAAFKAAVLEMEKRKKIEDAQIEEEQEQVKNKKKDFKKNVQEAVVSELKTRNRQIKEKKLLGKDEVYHGALEDILLDLKNEPYRRADAVRRSQRRRNENMVQAPNSEEGDEYY, encoded by the exons ATGGAGGATAATTATGACGACGATCCTCTGGGATTCCTGGCGGAGTTTAAGAAGGGACGTTACATGTCCTTCAGTATCGACAGTAGTAACCTCTACCTGAACGAGATTCCCGAGGGAGAGTGCAGTGACG CGCGTATCAAATGTTTTCCAA AAAATGGAACCAACACTGACTTTAGATCGACCGAGAGCTCTGACCACTTTGACGAAAGTCAGAGTGGTGAAGAGCTAGACCGCATCACACCTCTGATAGAAATGGGCAATGGTGAAAGTATGCATAATAATCACAGAGGATTTGATCTGAGGACATCTGTAGCCATGCCTATGCGTCTGCCGATGCCAGACCCCCATGAGTTGGAGAAGAGGTTCACCAAAGTGCTG GCCTCTATGGATCTTCCTCCTGACAAAGCCAAGGTACTCAAAGGTTACGACGACGAGAAGAAATGGGACTTGATTTGTGACCAG GAGCGAGTACATGCCAAGGATCCACCCCATGTGTATCTTGACAGACTCCGAACATACCTAGACCCACGGAACAGTCGCGGATCTCGTGTT GAAGAGGGCAGTCCCTTATGTTGTAGAAAAACGGCTGag CTAATGGGAGCTTGTGTCTACCCGGATGTAAGTTACAAT AAGAAGAAAAACTTGAATGATATatcctccacacaagttttgaGAGACTTAGAAATCTCGCTGCGGACCAACCATATAGA ATGGGTTCGGGAGTTTCTGAGCGAAGACAATCAGGGGCTGGACGTCCTTGTAGATTACCTGTCCTTCAGTCAGGTCGTCATGAG AAAGGAGCAGCTACTGAACAAAGAGAAGAGTACCAGTTTAGATGGTCTAGTCAAAAGTCCGGCCAGGAAACTGAAGCGGTCAAACACAATAGGATCTCCACGTCACACCAAGATGTCCAAACTCAACATGGGGGAGGCCAGGGATGACGTCCATGTCTGTATCATGTGTCTGAGGGCAATAATGAACCACCAA TATGGTTTTAACCTTGTGATAGCTCATCGACACGCCATTAACTGTATAGCACTGAGTCTCAACCACCATAGCCTCAG GACGAAGGCGCTGGTATTGGAGCTGTTAGCAGCTGTGTGTCTAGTCAGTGGGGGACATGAAATCATTCTCTCTGCCTTCGACAACTTCAAGGAA gtTTGTGGAGAAAGGCATCGATTTGAAACCTTAATGGATTATTTTCGAAACTATGAAGAATTCCATATAGACTTCATG GTGGCATGCATGCAGTTTGTGAATATAGTGGTGCATTCTGTGGAAAACATGAACTTTCGAGTACATTTGCAATATGAATTTACACATATTGGTTTAGATGATTACTTAAAT AAACTGCGACACACGGAGAGTGACCGATTGTCGGTGCAAGTCCACGCCTACGTTGACAACATGATTGAGGTCGCTCAGCTGCTTGAGGACTCAGAGCTCAAAACGGAGGCCATCGAGCGAGCGGAGGACCTGGAGGAGGAACTGTCACGG GAGAGAGAACATGCTCAAGAAATGGAGGAGGAAGCCATGGCCAAATCAT TGGAGCTGGAAAAGCAATTAGCAGATGCCACAAATAGAATCGAGGAGTTAGAG GAGTATTTAGGGCAACAGGATAAAGAGTTGGGCACCTTACGACAAATGGTGTCAGAAAAAGATGAAGAGTCAAAGAAAAGACAGAGCATGTTTGAAGCTAAACTCAGAGAAATGGAAACCATGAGGGCCAATCTCAGTACTTCAG GTGTTGTTTCATCCACTGCTGACGATCTGCCATTACCACCCCCTCCCCCGCCCCCTCCTGTGGCTGCCCCACCCCCGCCTCCCCCACCTCCTCCCATCGGATCCCTCCCCCCTCCACCACCTCCTCCTCCTGGAGCCCCAGGGGCACCCCCACCACCCCCGGGACCAGGTGGTGCCATGACAATAAAACGCAAGATTCAGACCAAGTACAGGCTCCCCATGTTAAACTGGACTCCACTGAAGCCCCAGCAGGTCAAAGGAACCGTGTTCTCAGACTTGGATGATGACAAACTTTTGAATGTGATAAACTTCTTTGAATTTGAAGAAGTGTTCAAACTTGGTGCAGGGCTCATTGGAACTGACGATGTTAAAGGAGAGACAATGAAGAAGAAGAAAGCAGAGAGTGTCAGCCTCATGGAGCCCAACCGCCTCAGGAATGTTG CAATTACAAGGAGAAAACTGGTTCTCAATAATGATGAAGTATGCCGGGCCATCAACTT CATTGACCTGAAGACCCTTTCTCTAGACATGACAGATATCCTGCTGACCATTCTACCAAACGAAGCTGAG ATGAAGGCGTACAAACAATATGAGAAAGAGAGGCGACCATTAGACAGACTATCAGACGAGGACAGGTTTATGTTACAG TTATCAAAGATTGAGAGACTGTCACAAAAGTTACACATAATGAGtttcattggaaattttaatgaaaatgttcaTCATCTAGCTCCA CAAGTCAATGCCATTATAGCTGCTTCTATGTCATTACGAAGTTCCACCAAAGTCAGAAAAATCTTAGAG ATCATTCTAGCCATTGGTAACTACATGAACAGTGCCAAGAGGGGAGCTGTGTATGGAttcaagttacagagcttggaTATG CTCACTGACACTAAATCCAAAGACAAGAATGTCACCTTAATGCACTTCCTTGTACAAACGGTCCAAGCCAAATTCCCCGAGATTGTCAACTTTGATTCAGAGCTCCGATTCTTAGAGAAGGCGGCAGTTG TGTCAATGGAGAACATTATGACAGACTACAAGGACCTGGAGAAGGGAATGCAGATGACCCAGAAGGAGTACGAGGCACGTAAGCACAGCAGAGACACCCCGCCGATACTGAAGGAGTTCCTGACCAACTCGGAGGACAAGCTGAAGAAACTACAGGCCGACATCAAGACCGCAGAG GACGCCTACAAACGCGTGGTGGAGTTCTTTGGAGAGAACCCTCGCACCTGTTCCCCCACATCCTTCTTCTCCCAGTTTGTCAGATTTGTGGCTGCATTCAAG GCTGCTGTTCTGGAGATGGAGAAACGCAAGAAGATTGAAGATGCTCAGATAGAAGAGGAACAGGAGCAGGTCAAGAACAAGAAGAAGGACTTCAAGAAGAATGTACAG GAGGCAGTGGTGTCCGAGCTGAAGACCAGGAACCGCCAGATCAAGGAGAAGAAACTGCTGGGCAAGGACGAGGTGTACCACGGGGCGCTGGAGGACATCCTACTGG ATCTGAAGAATGAGCCATACAGGAGAGCTGATGCAGTGCGGAGGAGTCAGCGGAGACGGAATGAAAACATGGTGCAGGCACCTAATTCAGAGGAAGGCGACGAATACTACTGA
- the LOC105326194 gene encoding formin-like protein isoform X12, with protein MGNGESMHNNHRGFDLRTSVAMPMRLPMPDPHELEKRFTKVLASMDLPPDKAKVLKGYDDEKKWDLICDQERVHAKDPPHVYLDRLRTYLDPRNSRGSRVEEGSPLCCRKTAELMGACVYPDVSYNKKKNLNDISSTQVLRDLEISLRTNHIEWVREFLSEDNQGLDVLVDYLSFSQVVMRKEQLLNKEKSTSLDGLVKSPARKLKRSNTIGSPRHTKMSKLNMGEARDDVHVCIMCLRAIMNHQYGFNLVIAHRHAINCIALSLNHHSLRTKALVLELLAAVCLVSGGHEIILSAFDNFKEVCGERHRFETLMDYFRNYEEFHIDFMVACMQFVNIVVHSVENMNFRVHLQYEFTHIGLDDYLNKLRHTESDRLSVQVHAYVDNMIEVAQLLEDSELKTEAIERAEDLEEELSREREHAQEMEEEAMAKSLELEKQLADATNRIEELEEYLGQQDKELGTLRQMVSEKDEESKKRQSMFEAKLREMETMRANLSTSGVVSSTADDLPLPPPPPPPPVAAPPPPPPPPPIGSLPPPPPPPPGAPGAPPPPPGPGGAMTIKRKIQTKYRLPMLNWTPLKPQQVKGTVFSDLDDDKLLNVINFFEFEEVFKLGAGLIGTDDVKGETMKKKKAESVSLMEPNRLRNVAITRRKLVLNNDEVCRAINFIDLKTLSLDMTDILLTILPNEAEMKAYKQYEKERRPLDRLSDEDRFMLQLSKIERLSQKLHIMSFIGNFNENVHHLAPQVNAIIAASMSLRSSTKVRKILEIILAIGNYMNSAKRGAVYGFKLQSLDMLTDTKSKDKNVTLMHFLVQTVQAKFPEIVNFDSELRFLEKAAVVSMENIMTDYKDLEKGMQMTQKEYEARKHSRDTPPILKEFLTNSEDKLKKLQADIKTAEDAYKRVVEFFGENPRTCSPTSFFSQFVRFVAAFKAAVLEMEKRKKIEDAQIEEEQEQVKNKKKDFKKNVQRIIFEEKKYVYEEKEAVVSELKTRNRQIKEKKLLGKDEVYHGALEDILLDLKNEPYRRADAVRRSQRRRNENMVQAPNSEEGDEYY; from the exons ATGGGCAATGGTGAAAGTATGCATAATAATCACAGAGGATTTGATCTGAGGACATCTGTAGCCATGCCTATGCGTCTGCCGATGCCAGACCCCCATGAGTTGGAGAAGAGGTTCACCAAAGTGCTG GCCTCTATGGATCTTCCTCCTGACAAAGCCAAGGTACTCAAAGGTTACGACGACGAGAAGAAATGGGACTTGATTTGTGACCAG GAGCGAGTACATGCCAAGGATCCACCCCATGTGTATCTTGACAGACTCCGAACATACCTAGACCCACGGAACAGTCGCGGATCTCGTGTT GAAGAGGGCAGTCCCTTATGTTGTAGAAAAACGGCTGag CTAATGGGAGCTTGTGTCTACCCGGATGTAAGTTACAAT AAGAAGAAAAACTTGAATGATATatcctccacacaagttttgaGAGACTTAGAAATCTCGCTGCGGACCAACCATATAGA ATGGGTTCGGGAGTTTCTGAGCGAAGACAATCAGGGGCTGGACGTCCTTGTAGATTACCTGTCCTTCAGTCAGGTCGTCATGAG AAAGGAGCAGCTACTGAACAAAGAGAAGAGTACCAGTTTAGATGGTCTAGTCAAAAGTCCGGCCAGGAAACTGAAGCGGTCAAACACAATAGGATCTCCACGTCACACCAAGATGTCCAAACTCAACATGGGGGAGGCCAGGGATGACGTCCATGTCTGTATCATGTGTCTGAGGGCAATAATGAACCACCAA TATGGTTTTAACCTTGTGATAGCTCATCGACACGCCATTAACTGTATAGCACTGAGTCTCAACCACCATAGCCTCAG GACGAAGGCGCTGGTATTGGAGCTGTTAGCAGCTGTGTGTCTAGTCAGTGGGGGACATGAAATCATTCTCTCTGCCTTCGACAACTTCAAGGAA gtTTGTGGAGAAAGGCATCGATTTGAAACCTTAATGGATTATTTTCGAAACTATGAAGAATTCCATATAGACTTCATG GTGGCATGCATGCAGTTTGTGAATATAGTGGTGCATTCTGTGGAAAACATGAACTTTCGAGTACATTTGCAATATGAATTTACACATATTGGTTTAGATGATTACTTAAAT AAACTGCGACACACGGAGAGTGACCGATTGTCGGTGCAAGTCCACGCCTACGTTGACAACATGATTGAGGTCGCTCAGCTGCTTGAGGACTCAGAGCTCAAAACGGAGGCCATCGAGCGAGCGGAGGACCTGGAGGAGGAACTGTCACGG GAGAGAGAACATGCTCAAGAAATGGAGGAGGAAGCCATGGCCAAATCAT TGGAGCTGGAAAAGCAATTAGCAGATGCCACAAATAGAATCGAGGAGTTAGAG GAGTATTTAGGGCAACAGGATAAAGAGTTGGGCACCTTACGACAAATGGTGTCAGAAAAAGATGAAGAGTCAAAGAAAAGACAGAGCATGTTTGAAGCTAAACTCAGAGAAATGGAAACCATGAGGGCCAATCTCAGTACTTCAG GTGTTGTTTCATCCACTGCTGACGATCTGCCATTACCACCCCCTCCCCCGCCCCCTCCTGTGGCTGCCCCACCCCCGCCTCCCCCACCTCCTCCCATCGGATCCCTCCCCCCTCCACCACCTCCTCCTCCTGGAGCCCCAGGGGCACCCCCACCACCCCCGGGACCAGGTGGTGCCATGACAATAAAACGCAAGATTCAGACCAAGTACAGGCTCCCCATGTTAAACTGGACTCCACTGAAGCCCCAGCAGGTCAAAGGAACCGTGTTCTCAGACTTGGATGATGACAAACTTTTGAATGTGATAAACTTCTTTGAATTTGAAGAAGTGTTCAAACTTGGTGCAGGGCTCATTGGAACTGACGATGTTAAAGGAGAGACAATGAAGAAGAAGAAAGCAGAGAGTGTCAGCCTCATGGAGCCCAACCGCCTCAGGAATGTTG CAATTACAAGGAGAAAACTGGTTCTCAATAATGATGAAGTATGCCGGGCCATCAACTT CATTGACCTGAAGACCCTTTCTCTAGACATGACAGATATCCTGCTGACCATTCTACCAAACGAAGCTGAG ATGAAGGCGTACAAACAATATGAGAAAGAGAGGCGACCATTAGACAGACTATCAGACGAGGACAGGTTTATGTTACAG TTATCAAAGATTGAGAGACTGTCACAAAAGTTACACATAATGAGtttcattggaaattttaatgaaaatgttcaTCATCTAGCTCCA CAAGTCAATGCCATTATAGCTGCTTCTATGTCATTACGAAGTTCCACCAAAGTCAGAAAAATCTTAGAG ATCATTCTAGCCATTGGTAACTACATGAACAGTGCCAAGAGGGGAGCTGTGTATGGAttcaagttacagagcttggaTATG CTCACTGACACTAAATCCAAAGACAAGAATGTCACCTTAATGCACTTCCTTGTACAAACGGTCCAAGCCAAATTCCCCGAGATTGTCAACTTTGATTCAGAGCTCCGATTCTTAGAGAAGGCGGCAGTTG TGTCAATGGAGAACATTATGACAGACTACAAGGACCTGGAGAAGGGAATGCAGATGACCCAGAAGGAGTACGAGGCACGTAAGCACAGCAGAGACACCCCGCCGATACTGAAGGAGTTCCTGACCAACTCGGAGGACAAGCTGAAGAAACTACAGGCCGACATCAAGACCGCAGAG GACGCCTACAAACGCGTGGTGGAGTTCTTTGGAGAGAACCCTCGCACCTGTTCCCCCACATCCTTCTTCTCCCAGTTTGTCAGATTTGTGGCTGCATTCAAG GCTGCTGTTCTGGAGATGGAGAAACGCAAGAAGATTGAAGATGCTCAGATAGAAGAGGAACAGGAGCAGGTCAAGAACAAGAAGAAGGACTTCAAGAAGAATGTACAG AGAATTATATTTGAAGAAAAG AAATATGTGTATGAAGAGAAG GAGGCAGTGGTGTCCGAGCTGAAGACCAGGAACCGCCAGATCAAGGAGAAGAAACTGCTGGGCAAGGACGAGGTGTACCACGGGGCGCTGGAGGACATCCTACTGG ATCTGAAGAATGAGCCATACAGGAGAGCTGATGCAGTGCGGAGGAGTCAGCGGAGACGGAATGAAAACATGGTGCAGGCACCTAATTCAGAGGAAGGCGACGAATACTACTGA